The nucleotide sequence AACTGGCGTTCGGCGGGATCGCACTCGTCGCCGCAGCAGGGCTCGGAGTGTTCGCCTACCGGCGCCGTACCGGCGACCAGTCCTGACGAAGACACCATGGCGAGGAGCAGGGACCGGACCCGTCGTGAGTAGACGCCGGTCACCGCGACGTGGCCGCCGCGGCATCGTTGCCGCGGCGGTCGCACTCGCGCTCGTCGTGGTGGGGGGAATCCTGATCGCGGTGGCTGCGGCGGCGCAGAAGAGCCCGCCGCAGCCATCGGCGTCGGCCGCGCATCCGGCGCCGACCGTGACGTCCGGGCCGACCCGGACGGTCCCTGCGCGACCGGGTCGTACGGCCAGGTCAGCCGACACCGCGGGCAAGAGACCGACGTCCTCGGCGCAAGTTCCGGCGACCCGAGGGCCGATCCTTCGGCGTTCCGCCCCGGTCTCGCTTTCCATCCCGGCAATCGCCGCGCATTCCGCGCTGCTCGAGCTCGGCCAGAACTCGGACCGGACGGTGCAGGTGCCGCCGCTGGGACGGGACTCGCGGGCCGGTTGGTACAGGTACTCGCCGACCCCGGGCCAGCTCGGGCCGGCGGTGATCCTCGGCCACATCGACTCCGCGAAGTACGGCCCGGGCATCTTCTTCAAGCTCGGCGCCCTGCAACCCGGCGAGACGGTAACCGTGACGCGGGCCGACCGTACCGCCGCGGTTTTCCGGATCGACCGCGTCGCGGAGTATCCGAAGAATCATTTCCCGACGCTGCAGGTCTACGGGAACATCGACCATGCGGGGCTGCGGCTGATCACCTGCGGGGGGAGTTTCGACTTCTCCACCCACAGCTACGACGACAACATCGTCGTCTACGCATCGTTGATTTCCACCCATCCCGCAGGCTGAGCAAGGATCGCGGCGGACATCGTCAGTCGAGCGCCCAGTCCATCTCATCGTCTGCGTCAGGCTCGTAGTTGCAGACGAGGCCGGTGCGGATGCTTCGTCGTAGGTGGCGGGCAAGCGCATCGTCGACGGTGGTGATGCGGTCGAGGGCCGCCGTGATCGCCTTCCGCACGGCGACTCGGGCACGTTCCTGGCTGGAGCCGCTCGTACGGGCACGGCCTCCTAGGCCGGTCGTCCTGCCAAGTTCGTCCAGCAGCGCTTCGCGCTCGCTCCGTGCGGCCGCGATCCGGCCGGTGTCGGCCCAGGCCTCTGCCTCGGCGAGCTCGTCGTCGAGGTCGCGCAGGCGTTGGCGGTACGCCGCAAGGGCCTGCCTGTCGGCCACGTCACCGAGTCCGGCTGCGGCGACCACCCCGGTGCCCGCGCCGACGAGGTCGAGGGCAGATACGGGTTGCCCGGGCCGGCGGATCAACTCGCGCAGGTACCCGTATCCGCGCAGGCCGGCGACGGGTGTGCCCGGCCGACCGATGAGCCATAACCCGCCCGGCGTGGGATGCAGGTGCATGCGGCCGGCACCGACGGCAATCGGCTCGCCGCCCGGCGACGACCATGAGGCGAGTCGGTCGTGCCACCACGGCGCGCCGATCCGTTCGTACGTGGCCAGCGCCCGCAGCCGCAGCTCTTCCGCCCGGCCGGTGTCGCCCAGCGCGGCGTATGCGCGGGAGAGCGTGTCGTCGGTGGTGCCGTGGAACATCACGGCTCCGGCGTTGAAGACCGCTCGGCCGTCGTACGGTCCAAGGAGGCCGGTCGCCTTGACGACGATCGCCCGGTCGTCGACGGCAAGGGCCGCCTCGAGCACGCATTGCAGGGTCAGCAGCCAGTTGACGTCGCGGGGGAGGTCGTCGAGAACGTCGCCGTGGAACATCGACACGAGGGCACGCGCCCGGTCCGGGCGTCGGGCGGCGACCCACAGATATGCGGCCTCTGCGCATACCGTGATGACGCCCTCGGCGACGGCGAACTCCTCGCAGTCCTGCGCACCCGCTGCGCACCGCTCGACGTCGCCGGACTGG is from Mycobacteriales bacterium and encodes:
- a CDS encoding class F sortase, with protein sequence MSRRRSPRRGRRGIVAAAVALALVVVGGILIAVAAAAQKSPPQPSASAAHPAPTVTSGPTRTVPARPGRTARSADTAGKRPTSSAQVPATRGPILRRSAPVSLSIPAIAAHSALLELGQNSDRTVQVPPLGRDSRAGWYRYSPTPGQLGPAVILGHIDSAKYGPGIFFKLGALQPGETVTVTRADRTAAVFRIDRVAEYPKNHFPTLQVYGNIDHAGLRLITCGGSFDFSTHSYDDNIVVYASLISTHPAG